A window of the Gossypium hirsutum isolate 1008001.06 chromosome A05, Gossypium_hirsutum_v2.1, whole genome shotgun sequence genome harbors these coding sequences:
- the LOC121229607 gene encoding casparian strip membrane protein 3, whose translation MAKGNGVERKSHAVQKGVSVMDLIFRILALIGTLGSAFAMATTNQRLPFFNSFTQFKARYRDIPAFIFFVAANGIVSAYLLLSLPFSFFHILRSSAQRTRLILMFFDMAMLVILTAGASAAAAIVYLAHIGNPNWNWFSFCRQFHSFCERSSGSLIGSFVAVIFMTLVIILAGVALARRA comes from the exons atggcgAAGGGTAATGGTGTTGAGCGAAAGAGTCATGCAGTGCAAAAAGGTGTATCAGTAATGGACTTGATTTTCAGGATACTGGCACTTATAGGAACCTTGGGGAGTGCATTTGCAATGGCCACAACTAACCAAAGGCTGCCCTTCTTTAATAGTTTTACTCAGTTCAAAGCCAGATACAGAGACATACCAGCATTCAT TTTCTTTGTGGCTGCAAATGGAATTGTAAGCGCCTATCTTCTGCTTTCTCTCCCTTTCTCATTCTTCCACATCCTAAGGAGCAGTGCTCAAAGGACTAGGCTCATCTTGATGTTCTTCGACATG GCAATGTTGGTTATTTTGACAGCTGGAGCCTCAGCGGCGGCAGCGATTGTGTACTTAGCACATATAGGGAATCCCAATTGGAATTGGTTCTCATTCTGCAGACAATTCCACTCCTTTTGCGAGCGTTCTTCGGGTTCTTTAATTGGATCCTTTGTAGCAGTCATCTTTATGACACTGGTGATTATATTAGCAGGTGTCGCCCTTGCTCGACGTGCTTAG